CAGCATGTTGGAATTGTTTTTCAGGACCCGGACTCCCAACTTTTTTCATCCAGTGTTTATGAGGACATCAAGTATGGTCCTCGAAACATGGGATTGGCCCCTGAGAAAGTAAAGGAAGCTGTTGATGTTGCAATGGCTTTAACTGAAACGGCTTCCCTAAAAGAAAAGCCGCCACATTTCTTGAGCTTAGGGCAGAAAAAGAGAGTGGCGATCGCAGGGGTTTTGGCGATGAACCCTGAGCTGCTCATTCTAGATGAACCTACTGCAGGATTAGATCCTTATTATACAAAGAAAATCATGAATGTACTGAATGCAATTCAAAATGAAAACCGTACAATGATTATTTCGACACATGATGTTAATCTTGCCTTTGAATGGGCCGACGAGGTATGGATTATGAACGATGGAAAGATTATTTCAACAGGCTGTCCAACGATCGTTTTTCAGGACGAAGCAATTTTAAATAAAAGTCATTTGGAAAAGCCGTGGATCATGGACGTATTTGAAACGATTAAAGGTCCAATGAAGAATATAAGCTATCCTAGATCAAGAATAGAATTATTGAGGAGCATTCAAGAGGCAAAAGCTAAACAACCTATTATAAAGGTATAGTTTTACAAAAGAAGTCTGCTTCTTTATACTAAGAACTGGAACCAAAAAAAGAATAATAGAATAAATAGGTTTCTTAAATGGTGATCATTTAAGGCGAAGAGGGAAGTTGGTGCAAATCCAACACGGTCCCGCCACTGTAAGCTGTTGAGGAAGGCTAATAGTTCCACTGTGTATTATTTTACATGGGAAGGATAGCCAACTGTTGACACGCAAGTCAGGAGACCTGCCTATTTATTTTATAAGATTCCTCGGGGAAAGGGATGTTATATAGAGTGTCCTATATTTAGGCAGATAAATCGTAGGAAACACTTTCACACTAGCGCTTTTTCTCTTGGAAGGCGTTTTTTTGTTGCCAAAAAATTAAAGGGGGAAGGAACATTGAGCAATCAATTTTTCAAAAAATGGGGACTTTCAGGCATTGTTCTTTTGTTAATGATGGCTCTTATTGCCGGATGCGGCACCCAGTCTGATAAAGAGAGCAGTCAGAAGGAAGAACCAAAGGAAACGACAGCAACAAATGAGAATCCATTTCCAGTCACGTTCAAGGATGATGCCGGCCGTGAGGTGACGATTGAAAGCGAGCCTGAATCGATTGTATCGATTCAACCGAGCAATACTGAAATTTTGTTTGCGCTTGGATTGGGCGATAAAATTATCGGAGTATCTGACTTTTGCAACTACCCTGCGGAGACGAAAGATATTGAAAAGGTTGGGGGGCAAGATATAGATGCTGAGAAGGTTCTCACGTTACTGCCAGACGTTGCCTTTGTAACAGACTATCACTATAATAATCACCCGGATATATTGGAACAGTTTGAAGAAGCGGGAATTAAAGTGGTTGTAACGGGAAGCGCCTCATCCTTTGATGATGCTTACAGTACAATCGAAATGTTGGCGAATGCAACAGGGACGCCGGATGAAGCAGAAAAAGTGATTACAGGTATGAAAGAGCGTCTTGAAGCGATCAAAGAAAAAGCAAAATCGATTAAAGATAAAAAGAGAGTATGGGTAGAAGTTTCCCCAGCTCCAGATATTTTTACGACGGGAAAAAATACATTTTTGAACGAAATGCTTGAGTCGATTCAAGCGATTAATGTTGCGGCAGATCAAGAAGGCTGGGTGAAGATGAACGAAGAAGAAATCGTTAAGTTAAATCCCGATGTCATTATTACAACGTATGGGTATTATGTTGACGAGCCAGAACAAGAAGTTTATAAACGCGAAGGCTGGGCAGAAGTTCCGGCGGTAAAAAACAAACAAGTTTTTGATGTGGATAATGACACTGTCACAAGGCCCGGGCCCCGTTTAATTGAAGGGGTTGAAAGACTTGCAGAACTTATCTACCCGGAAACGTTCAAAAAGTAAAATCGCTTGGCTGTATGTGCTGGGGGGAGCGCTTGTAGTTAGCGCAGTTCTTCTTGGTTTACTCGTAAGCAGTGTGAGTTTTCCTGTTAGCACGATTTTACATATCGTGTTAGAAAAAACGTTTGGGCTTGGCTTTCTTGACCCCATCGCCAAAAATGAAGAACTTATTATTTGGAATATCCGTTTGCCAAGAGTATTGCTTGCGCTTTGTGTTGGCGCCTCATTAGCCATAGCAGGCGCGGCATTTCAAGGGCTTTTACGCAATCCCCTAGCCGACCCGTACACAATCGGTGTATCATCTGGCGCTGCTTTAGGTGCAGTCGTCGTGCTATTCTTTCAAATAACGATTATCGGTTTGGGAAAATTCACCCTTCCAGTTGTGGCAATCATTAGTGGGTTAATCACGCTGGTAATTGTGTTTGGGCTTGTTCGTTTGAGTAACAAAAGCTTGGCGATTGAAACGATTATTTTGGCAGGCATTATCGTGGGCGCTTTTATCAGTGCCATCACTTCTTTGTTAATTTCGTTAGGCGACCGGGATGCCATGACACAAATCATCTATTGGTTATATGGAAGTGTCGCAATGAGAGGGTGGAGCCATGTGCAATTAATTTTTCCCTTTATGCTCGTGGGCGCGTTCATCCTTCTTTTCCATTATCGTGAATTGAATGCTCTGGCTTTAGGTGAGGAGGCCGCTGAACATATCGGCGTCAATGTGAAAAGGGGCAAAGTATGGATTTTAATCGGAGCTTCTCTACTAACAGGGGCTGCGGTGGCTGTCTCAGGCTCGATTGGATTTGTCGGTCTTGTGATTCCGCACCTCGTTCGTCTTGTGACAGGTCCGAATCATCATCACGTTCTTCCGCTGTCCATGTTAACCGGCGGTGCTTTCCTTATTTTGGCCGATTTATTGGCACGAACCGTTATTGCCCCGCAAGAATTGCCGATTGGGGTAGTGACAGCCATTATCGGCGCTCCCGTGTTTGCTTTCCTATTAATAAGAGAAAGAATTGGAAGAGGGGTTCATCATGATTAAAATTGAAAATCTAGCAGGCGGATATTCAAAGACCCCGATTATTCATGATCTGAATTTGGAAATTAAAAAAGGGGAGTTTTTTGTTTTACTAGGGCCAAATGGAAGCGGCAAATCAACGCTTTTCAAACTTATTACAGGCCGGTTGCCAATCCAAAATGGAAAAGTAACAATTGATGGAAAAGAAATTTCAGCTTTATCTAAGCTCGAAAAAGCAAGAAAAATTGCCGTTCTTCAACAGGAAATGCAAGTGACATTTGATTATACAGTGGAAGATATTATTAGCCTTGGCCGCTATCCTCATCAAAAAGGAATGTTAAAAAGGCTTTCAACCTATGATCGTGAAATTATTGATCGCATGATGGAAATTACGAATGTTGAACAGTTTCGGTATATGCAATTTCGAACGATTAGCGGCGGTGAAAAACAGCGGGTGCTACTGGCAAAAGCATTGGCGCAAGAACCGGAAATTTTATTATTAGATGAACCGACAAATCATTTGGATATCAAACATACGTTCAACATGTTAAATCTATTAAAAGAATGGCAGAAAACAAAAGGGTTAACGATTTTTGCGATTTTGCACGATTTAAATGTTGCGTCCCTCTATGCAAATCGAATAGGACTGCTTTATAACGGGACATTTTTGGACGTAGGGGATGTTGACCTCTTAAGAAACGAAGAACAATTAAAAAAGGTTTACGAAGTGCAAATCAGCACGCAAACCCATCCGACAATTAATAAGCCGCAAATTTTTATGACACCAACTTATTTAACTCGTGAAGCTGTAAAAAACTCGAAATAAGCTTGGTCAATATAGATGGAATAAAAGAATTTTAATTCACAGTTTGGTTTCACATAAGTAGATTGGAAAAGGAGGGAATACTATTGGATGAACGAAGAATTGTCGTTGCCGGTACAGGAAGCGGTGTCGGAAAAACAACGGTAACCATTGGGCTGATGTCAGCATTAAAGAAAAAAGGGCTAACTGTTCAAGGGTTTAAATGCGGGCCAGATTACATTGACCCATCGTATCATACAGCAGTAACCGGAAGAATTTCGCGCAACATAGACAGTTGGATGTTTCATGAGGATACAGTGCTTGATATTTTTGCTTATGGAAGTAAAGAAGCGGATATTTCGGTCATTGAAGGCGTGATGGGGTTTTTTGACGGGAAAGATCCGAGAACAAACAAAGGGAGCACAGCTGAGATTAGTGTATTAACGAAAAGTCCAGTGCTCCTTATTGTGAATTGCGCAAGTATGGCGCGAAGCGCAGCAGCGATTGTCAAAGGGTTTCAAACCCTCTCAGATGAGCCCGCGATCGTGGGGGTGATTGCCAATCAAGTGGGAAGCGAAGGACATTATAAGATCGTAAAGACAGCAATCGAACAAGAATGTGGCATTCCTGTGATTGGCTATTTGAAGCGCGAACAGAACATTGAAGTGCCGGAAAGACAACTTGGGCTCATCCCTTCCATTGAACGAGGAGATCTTGATCCTTTCTTCGATCGTTTAGGGGAGCTTATTCTTGAAACGGTTGATATTGACAAATTACTTGAATTATCGAAAGTGGAGCCTTTGCATGTGAATAACAGCTCCTCGCTATTTGAAAAAAAGAAAGATCCCTTTGTTAGAATTGCGGTTGCAAAAGACATGGCATTCCAGTCGTATTATCAAGAAAATTTAGAAATTCTGGCGTCTTACGGTGCGGAGCTTGTTTATTTTTCACCGTTAGCGGATGAAGCATTACCGAATGCAATCGATGGGATTTACATAGGGGGAAGCTTGCCAGAGGAATTTGTAAGCAAGCTTGAGGAAAATCAAATCGTGAAAACCTCCCTAAAAGAAGCGATTGAAAATGGCGTGCCGACGTTAGCTGAAGGCGGTGGGTTTATGTATTTAACGAACACGATTGAAACGACCGAAAAGAAAACGTATGGCATGGTCGGAATCATTCCAGGGAACATCAAAGTCGAATCAACTTTAAAGGCGATTGGGTATAGGGAGGTCGAAGGCCAGCGCCATAACTTTTTGCTTCACGAAAACGAAATGGCCAGAGGGCATGAATTCCATTATACAACATTTCATTCTGAACAAGATTTCCCGTATGCTTATGAAACAAAGGGGATGCGCGGAACAAAGAAGGAAGGCTTCTTAAAAAACAATCTCGTTGCAGGCTATACCCAGTTCCACTTTGCCTCAAACCCTAAAATGGCAGAAAATTGGATTCAAAAATGCCTTGAATACAAGGGTGGTTGCCATGAATAAAACGAAACAAAACCAAAGGGGGTTAACACTCGTTTATACAGGCGATGGCAAAGGAAAAACGACCGCTGCTCTAGGGATTGCATTGCGCAGCACAGGAAAAGAGATGAAAGTGAAAATTTTTCAATTCATTAAATCTCCACAACGCAGCTATGGCGAACAGCGGGCATTCAAAAAATTGGGTGTTGAAATGATCCAGCTTGGCGTGGGATTTACTTGGACGAAGACACCTGAAGAACACCGGGAGGCGTTAAAAAAAGGATGGCCACTGGCAAAAGAAGCCGTCATGAGCGGGGAATATGATGTTATCATTTTAGATGAATTAAACAATGCCCTTTCTATTGATCGATTTCCGATCGATGATGTGTTGCCGCTTGATGAAGTGATTGATTTGATTCAAAATAGACCGTCCCATGTTCATTTGGTCATCACTGGAAGGAATGCAAAACAGGAAGTAAAAGACGCAGCCGATCTTGTTTCCGTTATTATGCCTGAAAAGCATTATTATGATGAAGGAATCACAGCTGTCAAAGGTTTGGAATTTTAATAGAGGATGTTCAAAAAGTCCGGAGGCTTACAGGAGGTAAGTCAGTTCGACGTTATCACAGGACGTGGTGTCTTTAGTCGAACTTCCTTATTGGCTGCGAATCTCTTCGTCAGCTTGCCTCTCGTTGTCCTCCTTTTTGAACACGCACTAGTAAGAGCCTTTCGAACCAAATAACAGCAAGAAGGTCTTTAAAATAATCTTAATATCTGTGAGAATGGAACGGTGCTGGATGTACAACAAATCCAACGCTACTACCTTCTCGAAATCAAAATGCGCTCTGTTGCTCGTTTGCCATAATCCTGTGCAACCCGGCTTAACTAATAATCGCTGTTTATCGTACTCGCTATATTCCCGCACCTCGCTCGGAAGCGAAGGCCTAGGACCGACAAGGCTCATGTCGCCTTTTAATACATTCCAAATTTGGGGAAGTTCGTCAATGCTTGTTTTTCGAATGAATTTCCCTGTTTTTGTAATTCTTGGATCATGTTTTATTTTAAACAAAGGTCCAGTTGCTTCATTCCTTTCAAGGAGACTTTCTAATTTCTTCTCCGCATCAGGCACCATGGAGCGAAATTTGTACATCGTAAATTCCTTGCCATCCTTTCCGACACGCACTTGCTTAAACAGAATCGGTTGGCAAGGGCTTTCCAATTTTATTCCAATTGCCACAATGATGAAGACCCATGAAAAAACGATAAGACCCAATAAGGCCCCAATGATATCCATTAACCTTTTGGCCAATAAATAACCCGGATCATCCTTTACAAGAATTTTCTGGGAGGTGAAGATGCCGGGTTCCTCAACTCGGTTTGCCAAGAGGATTCCCTCCTCTTTTTTTCTTCACTCCATCTTACGGAAAAGAGATTTTTAGGGAAAC
This is a stretch of genomic DNA from Pueribacillus theae. It encodes these proteins:
- a CDS encoding sugar transferase, with product MANRVEEPGIFTSQKILVKDDPGYLLAKRLMDIIGALLGLIVFSWVFIIVAIGIKLESPCQPILFKQVRVGKDGKEFTMYKFRSMVPDAEKKLESLLERNEATGPLFKIKHDPRITKTGKFIRKTSIDELPQIWNVLKGDMSLVGPRPSLPSEVREYSEYDKQRLLVKPGCTGLWQTSNRAHFDFEKVVALDLLYIQHRSILTDIKIILKTFLLLFGSKGSY
- a CDS encoding energy-coupling factor ABC transporter ATP-binding protein; translated protein: MNIPILELKGISYQYPDHTAALKNVSLKIERGKKIALLGNNGAGKSTLLLHLNAILTPSAGHMLFKGERMTYKRIEKQKLRQHVGIVFQDPDSQLFSSSVYEDIKYGPRNMGLAPEKVKEAVDVAMALTETASLKEKPPHFLSLGQKKRVAIAGVLAMNPELLILDEPTAGLDPYYTKKIMNVLNAIQNENRTMIISTHDVNLAFEWADEVWIMNDGKIISTGCPTIVFQDEAILNKSHLEKPWIMDVFETIKGPMKNISYPRSRIELLRSIQEAKAKQPIIKV
- a CDS encoding cobyrinate a,c-diamide synthase; translated protein: MDERRIVVAGTGSGVGKTTVTIGLMSALKKKGLTVQGFKCGPDYIDPSYHTAVTGRISRNIDSWMFHEDTVLDIFAYGSKEADISVIEGVMGFFDGKDPRTNKGSTAEISVLTKSPVLLIVNCASMARSAAAIVKGFQTLSDEPAIVGVIANQVGSEGHYKIVKTAIEQECGIPVIGYLKREQNIEVPERQLGLIPSIERGDLDPFFDRLGELILETVDIDKLLELSKVEPLHVNNSSSLFEKKKDPFVRIAVAKDMAFQSYYQENLEILASYGAELVYFSPLADEALPNAIDGIYIGGSLPEEFVSKLEENQIVKTSLKEAIENGVPTLAEGGGFMYLTNTIETTEKKTYGMVGIIPGNIKVESTLKAIGYREVEGQRHNFLLHENEMARGHEFHYTTFHSEQDFPYAYETKGMRGTKKEGFLKNNLVAGYTQFHFASNPKMAENWIQKCLEYKGGCHE
- a CDS encoding ABC transporter substrate-binding protein encodes the protein MMALIAGCGTQSDKESSQKEEPKETTATNENPFPVTFKDDAGREVTIESEPESIVSIQPSNTEILFALGLGDKIIGVSDFCNYPAETKDIEKVGGQDIDAEKVLTLLPDVAFVTDYHYNNHPDILEQFEEAGIKVVVTGSASSFDDAYSTIEMLANATGTPDEAEKVITGMKERLEAIKEKAKSIKDKKRVWVEVSPAPDIFTTGKNTFLNEMLESIQAINVAADQEGWVKMNEEEIVKLNPDVIITTYGYYVDEPEQEVYKREGWAEVPAVKNKQVFDVDNDTVTRPGPRLIEGVERLAELIYPETFKK
- a CDS encoding ABC transporter ATP-binding protein codes for the protein MIKIENLAGGYSKTPIIHDLNLEIKKGEFFVLLGPNGSGKSTLFKLITGRLPIQNGKVTIDGKEISALSKLEKARKIAVLQQEMQVTFDYTVEDIISLGRYPHQKGMLKRLSTYDREIIDRMMEITNVEQFRYMQFRTISGGEKQRVLLAKALAQEPEILLLDEPTNHLDIKHTFNMLNLLKEWQKTKGLTIFAILHDLNVASLYANRIGLLYNGTFLDVGDVDLLRNEEQLKKVYEVQISTQTHPTINKPQIFMTPTYLTREAVKNSK
- the cobO gene encoding cob(I)yrinic acid a,c-diamide adenosyltransferase; protein product: MNKTKQNQRGLTLVYTGDGKGKTTAALGIALRSTGKEMKVKIFQFIKSPQRSYGEQRAFKKLGVEMIQLGVGFTWTKTPEEHREALKKGWPLAKEAVMSGEYDVIILDELNNALSIDRFPIDDVLPLDEVIDLIQNRPSHVHLVITGRNAKQEVKDAADLVSVIMPEKHYYDEGITAVKGLEF
- a CDS encoding FecCD family ABC transporter permease produces the protein MQNLSTRKRSKSKIAWLYVLGGALVVSAVLLGLLVSSVSFPVSTILHIVLEKTFGLGFLDPIAKNEELIIWNIRLPRVLLALCVGASLAIAGAAFQGLLRNPLADPYTIGVSSGAALGAVVVLFFQITIIGLGKFTLPVVAIISGLITLVIVFGLVRLSNKSLAIETIILAGIIVGAFISAITSLLISLGDRDAMTQIIYWLYGSVAMRGWSHVQLIFPFMLVGAFILLFHYRELNALALGEEAAEHIGVNVKRGKVWILIGASLLTGAAVAVSGSIGFVGLVIPHLVRLVTGPNHHHVLPLSMLTGGAFLILADLLARTVIAPQELPIGVVTAIIGAPVFAFLLIRERIGRGVHHD